One genomic segment of Alicycliphilus denitrificans K601 includes these proteins:
- the lnt gene encoding apolipoprotein N-acyltransferase → MAPPRLAGAPAPCRGPLSWLLALAAGLAQAASLAWPGPGGMKGQPLWWLQILSLALLARVLLAAGGARRGALLSWLFATAWLAGTFWWLFISMHTYGGLAAPLAVLAVLGLAVFLGSYYAAASALFWTLRPYNRSSAAIVFAALWLLAELARGQWWTGFPWGAGGYAHTDGPLAVLARWLGVYGMGLAAALLAMGLAQWRRADLRRPRWWAGAAVLVLAWACLAAQRHCAIEGCGAPAPQHAPLSLALLQGNIPQDEKFQPGSGVPMALQWYHDQLRAADAALVVAPETAIPLLPQQLAPGYLDAIAERYGKGAQALLLGIPLGSLEQGYTNSVLGFAPDGRRPYRYDKHHLVPFGEFIPPFFRWFTDMMNIPLGDFDRGALDQPSLAWAGERIAPNICYEDLFGEELGARFRDPQSSPTIMANLSNIGWFGDTVAIDQHLAISRLRALEFERPMVRATNTGATAVIDHRGRVSHRLPSYQRGVLHARVQGRDGAVTPYAWWVSRLGLAPLWALGLGVAAWAWLLRRKT, encoded by the coding sequence ATGGCGCCCCCCCGCCTCGCCGGCGCCCCGGCTCCGTGCCGCGGGCCCCTGTCCTGGCTGCTGGCCCTGGCCGCAGGCCTGGCGCAGGCCGCGTCGCTGGCTTGGCCGGGGCCGGGCGGCATGAAGGGGCAGCCCCTTTGGTGGCTGCAGATCCTGTCGCTCGCGCTGCTGGCCCGGGTGCTGCTGGCCGCGGGCGGAGCGCGCCGCGGGGCCCTGCTCTCCTGGCTGTTCGCCACGGCATGGCTCGCGGGCACCTTCTGGTGGCTGTTCATCTCCATGCACACCTATGGCGGCCTGGCCGCGCCGCTGGCCGTGCTGGCCGTGCTGGGCCTGGCAGTCTTCCTGGGCAGCTACTATGCGGCGGCATCAGCGCTTTTTTGGACTTTAAGGCCCTACAACAGGTCGTCTGCAGCTATCGTTTTCGCAGCATTGTGGCTGCTCGCGGAACTGGCGCGCGGACAGTGGTGGACGGGCTTTCCCTGGGGCGCGGGCGGCTACGCACATACCGATGGGCCGCTGGCCGTGCTGGCGCGCTGGCTCGGCGTGTACGGCATGGGCCTGGCGGCGGCGCTGCTCGCCATGGGGCTGGCGCAGTGGCGCCGCGCCGACCTGCGCCGCCCGCGCTGGTGGGCGGGGGCGGCCGTGCTGGTCCTGGCATGGGCGTGCCTGGCCGCCCAGCGCCACTGCGCCATCGAGGGCTGCGGGGCGCCGGCGCCGCAGCATGCACCCCTGTCCCTGGCCCTGCTGCAGGGCAACATCCCGCAGGACGAGAAATTCCAGCCCGGCAGCGGCGTGCCCATGGCGCTGCAGTGGTACCACGACCAGCTGCGCGCGGCCGATGCCGCGCTGGTCGTGGCGCCGGAGACGGCCATACCGCTGCTGCCCCAGCAGCTCGCGCCCGGCTACCTGGACGCGATCGCCGAGCGCTATGGCAAGGGCGCCCAGGCGCTGCTGCTGGGCATACCGCTGGGCAGCCTGGAGCAGGGCTACACCAACTCGGTGCTGGGCTTCGCACCGGACGGACGGCGGCCCTACCGCTACGACAAGCACCACCTGGTGCCGTTCGGCGAATTCATACCGCCGTTCTTCCGCTGGTTCACCGACATGATGAACATCCCCCTGGGCGACTTCGACCGCGGCGCGCTGGACCAGCCGTCGCTCGCCTGGGCGGGCGAGCGCATCGCGCCCAACATCTGCTACGAGGACTTGTTCGGCGAGGAGCTCGGCGCGCGCTTTCGCGACCCGCAGAGCAGCCCGACCATCATGGCCAACCTGAGCAATATCGGCTGGTTCGGCGACACCGTGGCCATCGACCAGCACCTTGCCATCAGCCGCCTGCGCGCGCTGGAGTTCGAGCGCCCCATGGTGCGCGCAACCAACACCGGCGCCACGGCCGTCATAGACCACCGCGGCCGGGTCAGCCACCGCCTGCCCTCCTACCAGCGCGGCGTGCTGCACGCCCGGGTGCAGGGCCGCGACGGCGCCGTCACGCCCTATGCCTGGTGGGTGTCGCGCCTGGGGCTGGCGCCGCTGTGGGCGCTGGGGCTAGGCGTGGCGGCATGGGCCTGGCTTTTGCGTCGCAAGACCTAA
- a CDS encoding HlyC/CorC family transporter, with translation MSDPYPARAPEKEDKRTFLQRLIEFLNPGPDSTAELIATLAEAEDNEVINADARVMLERVLRMAEMTTSDVMVPAPRMDMLDIDAPLDELMAQVLRTAHSRFPVYQGERDNIIGILLAKDLLKLWRSPELNVRTLVRPALFVPESKGLHALEREFRSTRNHMAIVIDEFGRIAGLVTFEDVIEQIVGEIEDEFDIHEDEGDIFGLADHSYRVSGDTPVERVAEAFGVALRGSDPDEEFDTIGGLIAHELGRVPRKGETVTLCGLRFVVLHTKGGLVRWFKVTPAPADAAPDGSAR, from the coding sequence GTGTCCGACCCCTATCCCGCGCGTGCCCCCGAAAAGGAGGACAAGCGCACGTTCCTGCAGCGCCTCATCGAGTTCCTCAACCCGGGGCCCGACTCCACCGCCGAGCTCATCGCCACCCTGGCCGAGGCGGAGGACAACGAGGTCATCAACGCCGACGCGCGCGTGATGCTCGAACGCGTGCTGCGCATGGCCGAGATGACGACCAGCGACGTGATGGTGCCCGCGCCGCGCATGGACATGCTGGACATCGACGCGCCGCTCGACGAGCTCATGGCCCAGGTGCTGCGCACCGCGCACTCGCGCTTCCCGGTGTACCAGGGCGAGCGTGACAACATCATCGGCATCCTGCTGGCCAAGGACCTGCTCAAGCTCTGGCGCTCGCCCGAGCTCAACGTGCGCACCCTGGTGCGCCCCGCGCTGTTCGTGCCCGAGAGCAAGGGGCTGCACGCGCTCGAACGCGAGTTTCGCAGCACGCGCAACCACATGGCCATCGTCATCGACGAGTTCGGCCGCATCGCCGGGCTCGTGACCTTCGAGGACGTGATCGAGCAGATCGTGGGCGAGATCGAGGACGAGTTCGATATCCATGAGGACGAGGGCGACATCTTCGGCCTGGCCGACCACAGCTACCGCGTGAGCGGCGACACGCCCGTGGAGCGCGTGGCCGAGGCCTTCGGAGTGGCGCTGCGCGGCAGCGACCCCGACGAGGAATTCGACACCATCGGCGGGCTGATCGCGCACGAGCTCGGCCGCGTGCCGCGCAAGGGCGAGACCGTGACGCTGTGCGGCCTGCGATTCGTGGTGCTGCACACCAAGGGCGGCCTGGTGCGCTGGTTCAAGGTCACGCCCGCCCCGGCGGACGCGGCCCCGGACGGATCCGCGCGCTGA
- a CDS encoding GNAT family N-acetyltransferase: MLPTKNWLRACLDVGRRPHRGLAMNTVMVPVRTLGPRHRERIARHLLGLSERDRYLRFGYAATDEQVRRYVDLLDFGRDEVFGIFNRRLELIAMAHVAFAESKDYQGCAEFGVSVLASARGRGYGARLFERSVMLARNRGVRMMFIHALTENTAMLKIARNAGASVQHDGSESEAYLQLPPAGLDTRVSEIVAEQFGEVDYQLKKQARQFWRLLADMQEIRQGVREGRHQAAE, encoded by the coding sequence ATGCTTCCTACCAAAAACTGGCTTCGCGCCTGCCTGGACGTCGGGCGGCGCCCTCACCGGGGTCTTGCCATGAACACTGTGATGGTTCCCGTCCGCACGCTGGGCCCGCGCCACCGCGAGCGCATCGCCCGGCACCTGCTGGGCCTGAGCGAGCGTGACCGCTACCTGCGCTTCGGCTACGCCGCCACCGACGAGCAGGTGCGCCGCTACGTGGATCTGCTCGACTTCGGGCGCGACGAGGTGTTCGGCATCTTCAACCGCCGGCTCGAACTCATCGCCATGGCCCACGTGGCCTTCGCCGAGTCCAAGGACTACCAGGGCTGCGCCGAGTTCGGCGTGTCCGTGCTCGCCAGCGCCCGGGGGCGCGGCTACGGCGCGCGGCTGTTCGAGCGCTCCGTGATGCTGGCGCGCAACCGCGGCGTGCGCATGATGTTCATCCACGCGCTGACCGAGAACACGGCCATGCTCAAGATCGCGCGCAACGCCGGCGCCAGCGTGCAGCACGACGGCTCGGAGTCCGAGGCCTACCTGCAGCTGCCGCCAGCGGGCCTGGACACACGCGTGTCCGAGATCGTGGCCGAGCAGTTCGGCGAGGTGGACTACCAGCTCAAGAAGCAGGCGCGCCAGTTCTGGCGCCTGCTGGCCGACATGCAGGAAATCCGCCAGGGCGTGCGCGAAGGGCGCCACCAGGCGGCCGAATAA
- a CDS encoding Lrp/AsnC family transcriptional regulator, which translates to MSERTVALDKLDRAILRRLQDNGRETYDLIGAQVGLSPSAVLRRARRLEELGVIDRYVALVRPERVGLGLTAYLNVRLEKHTESHKRNPMDLFRASVQTWPEVVECAALTGEMDYLLRVVVADMAHYSRFIMDTLLKHPSVQDCKTSFVLDRVKATTALPV; encoded by the coding sequence ATGAGCGAACGCACCGTTGCCCTGGACAAGCTGGACCGCGCCATCCTGCGCCGCCTGCAGGACAACGGCCGCGAGACCTACGACCTGATCGGGGCGCAGGTGGGCCTGTCGCCGAGCGCCGTGCTGCGCCGCGCCCGGCGGCTGGAGGAGCTGGGCGTGATCGACCGCTACGTGGCCCTGGTGCGGCCCGAGCGCGTGGGCCTGGGCCTGACCGCCTACCTGAACGTGCGCCTGGAAAAGCACACCGAGAGCCACAAGCGCAACCCCATGGACCTGTTCCGCGCTAGCGTGCAGACCTGGCCCGAGGTGGTGGAATGCGCCGCGCTGACCGGCGAGATGGACTACCTGCTGCGCGTGGTGGTGGCCGACATGGCGCACTACAGCCGCTTCATCATGGACACGCTGCTCAAGCACCCCAGCGTGCAGGACTGCAAGACCAGCTTCGTGCTGGACCGGGTCAAGGCCACCACGGCCCTGCCGGTCTAA
- the hppD gene encoding 4-hydroxyphenylpyruvate dioxygenase has product MTAALPTQAARETTAWENPMGLMGFEFVEFTSPQPGLLEDVFEKLGFTLVARHRSKDVLLYRQNQINFILNREPHSQAAYFGAEHGPSACGLAFRVKDAHRAYKRALELGAQPIEIPTGPMELRLPAIKGIGGAPLYLIDRFEDGKSIYDIDFEWLEGVPQRPEGHGLKEIDHLTHNVYRGRMGFWANFYEKLFNFREIRYFDIQGEYTGLTSKAMTAPDGRIRIPLNEEARQGGGQIEEFLMQFNGEGIQHIALVCDRLTDVVDRLGLAGVPLAPAPNDVYYEMLDKRLPGHGQDVAALQARGILLDGSTAGGQPRLLLQIFSTPMLGPVFFEFIQREGDEGFGEGNFKALFESLERDQVNRGVIDTRAKGG; this is encoded by the coding sequence ATGACCGCCGCCCTTCCCACCCAAGCCGCCCGCGAGACCACCGCCTGGGAGAACCCCATGGGCCTGATGGGCTTCGAATTCGTCGAGTTCACCTCACCCCAGCCGGGGCTGCTGGAAGACGTGTTCGAGAAGCTCGGCTTCACGCTGGTGGCAAGGCACCGCTCCAAGGACGTGCTGCTGTACCGCCAGAACCAGATCAACTTCATCCTGAACCGCGAGCCGCACAGCCAGGCGGCCTACTTCGGCGCCGAGCACGGCCCCTCGGCCTGCGGCTTGGCGTTCCGCGTGAAGGACGCGCACCGCGCCTACAAGCGCGCGCTGGAGCTGGGCGCGCAACCCATCGAGATCCCCACCGGCCCCATGGAGCTGCGCTTGCCGGCCATCAAGGGCATAGGCGGCGCGCCGCTGTACCTGATCGACCGCTTCGAGGACGGCAAGTCCATCTACGACATCGACTTCGAGTGGCTGGAGGGCGTGCCCCAGCGCCCCGAGGGCCACGGCCTGAAAGAGATCGACCACCTGACGCACAACGTCTACCGCGGCCGCATGGGCTTCTGGGCGAACTTCTACGAGAAGCTGTTCAACTTCCGCGAGATCCGCTACTTCGACATCCAGGGCGAGTACACGGGCCTGACGAGCAAGGCCATGACGGCGCCCGACGGCAGGATCCGCATCCCGCTCAACGAGGAGGCGCGCCAGGGCGGTGGCCAGATCGAGGAGTTCCTGATGCAGTTCAACGGCGAGGGCATACAGCACATCGCTCTGGTCTGCGATCGGCTCACTGACGTGGTGGACCGCCTGGGCCTTGCCGGGGTGCCCCTGGCCCCCGCGCCCAACGACGTCTACTACGAGATGCTGGACAAGCGCCTGCCCGGCCATGGCCAGGACGTGGCCGCGCTGCAGGCGCGCGGCATCCTGCTGGACGGCAGCACGGCCGGCGGCCAGCCGCGCCTGCTGCTGCAGATCTTCTCCACGCCCATGCTGGGCCCGGTGTTCTTCGAGTTTATCCAGCGCGAGGGCGACGAGGGCTTCGGCGAGGGCAACTTCAAGGCCCTGTTCGAGTCGCTCGAACGCGACCAGGTCAACCGCGGTGTCATCGACACCCGGGCCAAGGGGGGGTGA
- the phhA gene encoding phenylalanine 4-monooxygenase, with translation MAVQPAVYGASERPPRGDYTRARDDYTCAQDWAAYTAQDHDTYHRLYLRQSAQLPGLASEAFIAALPLLGAKERIPRFDDVNERLYRATRWQLVAVPGLIPEVPFFRLLAARKFPVTDWIRRPEEFEYIVEPDVFHDLFGHVPLLFNPVLADYMQRYGEGGLKAARLGACEMLARLYWYTIEFGLIREAAGLRAYGAGILSSHGELPYSVRSPEPQRLPLSLERAMRTRYKIDSYQQTYFVIDGFEQLFDLTAQDFEPLYARLRGLPEFAAGAG, from the coding sequence ATGGCCGTGCAGCCCGCCGTCTATGGCGCGAGCGAGCGCCCGCCGCGCGGCGACTACACGCGCGCGCGGGACGACTACACCTGCGCGCAGGACTGGGCCGCCTACACCGCGCAGGACCACGACACCTACCACCGCCTGTACCTGCGCCAGTCGGCCCAACTGCCGGGCCTGGCGAGCGAGGCCTTCATCGCCGCCCTGCCGCTGCTGGGCGCCAAGGAGCGCATTCCGCGCTTCGACGACGTCAACGAGCGCCTGTACCGCGCCACGCGCTGGCAGCTCGTGGCCGTGCCGGGGCTGATCCCCGAGGTGCCGTTCTTCCGCCTGCTGGCGGCCCGCAAGTTTCCCGTGACGGACTGGATACGCCGGCCCGAGGAGTTCGAGTACATCGTCGAGCCCGACGTGTTCCACGACCTGTTCGGCCACGTGCCGCTGCTCTTCAACCCGGTGCTGGCCGACTACATGCAGCGCTACGGCGAGGGCGGCCTGAAGGCTGCGCGGCTGGGCGCCTGCGAGATGCTCGCGCGCCTGTACTGGTACACCATCGAGTTCGGCCTGATCCGCGAGGCTGCGGGCCTGCGCGCCTACGGCGCGGGCATACTGAGCTCGCACGGCGAGCTGCCCTACAGCGTGCGCAGTCCCGAGCCGCAGCGCCTGCCGCTCTCGCTGGAACGCGCCATGCGCACGCGCTACAAGATCGACAGCTACCAGCAGACCTACTTCGTCATCGACGGCTTCGAGCAGCTGTTCGACCTGACCGCGCAGGACTTCGAGCCGCTCTATGCGCGCCTGCGCGGCCTGCCGGAATTCGCGGCCGGCGCGGGGTAA
- a CDS encoding 3-methyl-2-oxobutanoate dehydrogenase (2-methylpropanoyl-transferring) subunit alpha, giving the protein MTPHTALRLHVPEPTGRPGCSTDFSYLSISPAGAVRKPPIDTAPADTADLATSLVRVLDDDGKACGPWAPAIHPERLRRGLRAMMKTRIFDARMLLAQRQKKLSFYMQCLGEEAIAVAHSMALQDGDMCFPTYRQQGLLLARDDISMVEMICQLMSNQRDPIKGRQLPVMYSYKRAGFFSISGNLATQVPQAVGWAMASAIKGDTKIASAWIGDGSTAESDFHTALTFAHVYRAPVIINVVNNQWAISTFQAIAGGEGTTFAQRGVGVGIASLRVDGNDFLAVYAASQWAAERARSNCGPTLIEWETYRAGPHSTSDDPSKYRPADDWQRFPLGDPIERLKKHLIAIGEWSEARHEAAQKELEAEVIAAQKEAERHGSLLDGRVPSAATMFDDVYKDMPEHLRRQRQQLGV; this is encoded by the coding sequence ATGACACCGCACACAGCCTTGCGGCTGCACGTGCCCGAGCCCACTGGGCGGCCGGGCTGCAGCACCGACTTCTCGTACCTCAGCATCTCCCCCGCTGGCGCGGTACGCAAACCCCCCATAGACACGGCGCCCGCCGACACCGCCGACCTCGCCACCAGCCTGGTGCGCGTGCTCGACGACGATGGCAAGGCCTGCGGCCCCTGGGCCCCGGCCATCCATCCCGAGCGGCTGCGCCGCGGCCTGCGCGCGATGATGAAGACGCGCATCTTCGACGCTCGCATGCTGCTCGCGCAACGGCAGAAGAAACTCTCGTTCTACATGCAGTGTCTGGGCGAGGAGGCGATCGCCGTGGCGCACTCCATGGCGCTGCAGGACGGCGACATGTGCTTTCCCACCTACCGCCAGCAGGGGCTGCTGCTCGCGCGCGACGACATCTCCATGGTCGAGATGATCTGCCAGCTCATGAGCAACCAGCGCGACCCGATCAAGGGCCGCCAGCTGCCGGTGATGTACTCGTACAAGCGCGCCGGCTTCTTCTCCATCTCGGGCAACCTGGCCACCCAGGTGCCCCAGGCCGTGGGCTGGGCCATGGCGTCGGCCATCAAGGGCGACACGAAGATCGCCTCCGCCTGGATCGGCGACGGCTCCACGGCCGAGAGCGACTTCCACACCGCGCTCACCTTCGCCCACGTGTACCGCGCGCCGGTGATCATCAACGTGGTCAACAACCAGTGGGCCATCTCCACCTTCCAGGCCATCGCCGGGGGCGAGGGCACGACCTTCGCCCAGCGCGGCGTGGGCGTGGGTATCGCCTCGCTGCGCGTGGACGGCAACGACTTCCTGGCCGTCTACGCTGCCTCGCAGTGGGCGGCCGAGCGCGCGCGCAGCAACTGCGGCCCCACGCTCATCGAGTGGGAGACCTACCGCGCCGGGCCGCACTCCACCTCGGACGACCCGAGCAAGTACCGCCCCGCCGACGACTGGCAGCGCTTTCCGCTGGGCGACCCCATAGAGCGGCTGAAGAAGCACCTGATCGCCATCGGCGAGTGGAGCGAGGCGCGGCACGAAGCTGCCCAGAAGGAGCTGGAGGCCGAGGTCATCGCCGCGCAGAAGGAGGCCGAACGCCACGGCTCGCTGCTCGACGGCCGCGTGCCCAGCGCCGCGACCATGTTCGACGACGTGTACAAGGACATGCCGGAGCACCTGCGCCGGCAGCGCCAGCAACTGGGGGTGTGA
- a CDS encoding alpha-ketoacid dehydrogenase subunit beta codes for MAEQNQEQGGVPMTMIQALRSGLDVMMGRDDNVVVYGEDVGYFGGVFRVTEGLQAKYGKTRCFDAPISESGIVGTAIGMAAYGLKPVVEIQFADYVYPATDQIVSEAARLRHRSAGDFSAPMVIRMPCGGGIYGGQTHSQSPEAFFTHVCGLRTVMPSNPYDAKGLLIASIECEDPVIFLEPKRLYNGPFDGHHDKPVVPWSRHELGKVPEGYFRVPLDKAAVFRPGSAVTVLTYGTMVWVSEAAARETGVDAEIIDLRSIWPLDLETIVDSVKKTGRCVVVHEATRTSGFGAELAALVQEHCFFHLEAPIERVTGWDTPYPHAQEWAYFPGPSRVGEALKRAVEA; via the coding sequence ATGGCAGAACAAAACCAAGAACAAGGCGGCGTCCCCATGACCATGATCCAAGCGCTGCGCTCGGGCCTGGACGTGATGATGGGGCGTGACGACAACGTCGTCGTCTACGGCGAGGACGTAGGCTATTTCGGCGGCGTGTTCCGCGTGACCGAGGGCCTGCAGGCCAAGTACGGCAAGACGCGCTGCTTCGACGCGCCGATCTCCGAGTCGGGCATCGTCGGCACCGCCATCGGCATGGCCGCCTACGGGCTCAAGCCCGTGGTGGAGATCCAGTTCGCCGACTACGTCTACCCCGCCACCGACCAGATCGTGTCGGAGGCGGCACGCTTGCGCCACCGCTCGGCGGGCGACTTCAGCGCCCCCATGGTGATCCGCATGCCCTGCGGCGGCGGCATCTACGGCGGGCAGACGCACAGCCAGAGCCCCGAGGCGTTCTTCACCCACGTCTGCGGCCTGCGCACGGTGATGCCCAGCAACCCGTACGACGCCAAGGGCCTGCTCATCGCCTCCATCGAGTGCGAGGACCCGGTCATCTTCCTAGAGCCCAAGCGCCTGTACAACGGGCCGTTCGACGGCCACCACGACAAGCCGGTCGTGCCCTGGTCCAGGCACGAGCTGGGCAAGGTGCCCGAGGGGTACTTCCGCGTGCCGCTGGACAAGGCCGCGGTGTTCCGCCCCGGCAGCGCCGTCACGGTGCTGACCTACGGCACCATGGTCTGGGTCAGCGAGGCGGCCGCGCGCGAGACGGGCGTCGATGCCGAGATCATCGACTTGCGCTCCATCTGGCCGCTGGACCTCGAAACCATCGTCGATTCGGTGAAGAAGACCGGCCGCTGCGTCGTGGTGCACGAGGCCACGCGCACCAGCGGCTTCGGCGCCGAGCTGGCCGCGCTGGTGCAGGAGCACTGCTTCTTCCACCTGGAGGCGCCCATCGAGCGCGTGACGGGCTGGGACACCCCCTACCCGCACGCCCAGGAATGGGCCTATTTCCCCGGGCCGTCGCGCGTCGGCGAAGCCCTCAAGCGCGCAGTGGAGGCATGA
- a CDS encoding dihydrolipoamide acetyltransferase family protein — protein sequence MGIYVIRVPDIGEGIAEVELVSWHVQPGDSVTEDQHLADVMTDKATVEVPSPMHGRVLSLGGSPGQVMAVGAELVRLEVDGEGNTSESAVHKAPEATHSVAQAAAPTPAAPAPAAAVDASRAAPAPAPVRSGAAPRAPAAVRKEGERPLASPAVRRRALDLGVDLRRVHGSGPAGRIEHHDLDAWAAGGGQAQAGGGSQYVERHGEEQVPVIGLRRKIAQKMQEAKRRIPHFSYVEEVDVTELEQLRQRLNQIHGAARGKLTLLPFLARAMVLALRDFPQINARYDDEAGQVTRYEAVHLGVATQTDTGLMVPVLRHAEALDLWACAAGIARVAEAARTGRAPREELSGSTITITSLGALGGIASTPVINHPEVAIVGVNRMVERPMLRGGQVVARQLMNLSSSFDHRVVDGMDAARFIQAVRALLETPALLFVE from the coding sequence ATGGGTATTTACGTGATCCGCGTGCCCGATATTGGCGAGGGCATTGCCGAAGTGGAACTGGTCTCCTGGCACGTGCAGCCGGGCGACAGCGTGACCGAAGACCAGCACCTGGCCGACGTGATGACCGACAAGGCCACGGTCGAGGTGCCTTCGCCCATGCATGGCAGGGTGCTGTCGCTGGGCGGCAGCCCGGGCCAGGTCATGGCCGTGGGCGCCGAACTCGTGCGGCTGGAGGTCGATGGTGAAGGAAATACGAGTGAAAGCGCCGTTCATAAAGCGCCGGAAGCTACTCATTCGGTAGCGCAAGCGGCTGCGCCGACGCCCGCCGCGCCTGCGCCGGCGGCGGCGGTGGACGCGTCCAGGGCGGCCCCTGCCCCCGCGCCCGTGCGCAGCGGCGCGGCGCCCCGCGCCCCCGCGGCCGTGCGCAAGGAGGGCGAGCGCCCGCTGGCCTCGCCGGCGGTGCGCCGCCGCGCGCTGGACTTAGGCGTTGACCTGCGCCGGGTGCACGGCAGCGGCCCGGCCGGGCGCATCGAGCACCACGACCTGGACGCCTGGGCCGCGGGCGGCGGCCAGGCGCAGGCCGGCGGCGGCTCGCAGTACGTGGAGCGCCACGGCGAGGAGCAGGTGCCCGTCATCGGCCTGCGCCGCAAGATCGCGCAGAAGATGCAGGAGGCCAAGCGCCGCATCCCGCACTTCAGCTACGTGGAAGAGGTGGACGTGACCGAGCTGGAGCAGCTGCGCCAGCGGCTCAACCAGATCCACGGCGCCGCGCGCGGCAAGCTCACGCTGCTGCCCTTCCTGGCGCGCGCCATGGTGCTGGCGTTGCGCGACTTCCCGCAGATCAACGCCCGCTACGACGACGAGGCCGGCCAGGTCACGCGCTACGAGGCCGTGCACTTAGGCGTTGCCACGCAGACCGACACCGGCCTGATGGTGCCCGTGCTGCGCCACGCCGAAGCGCTGGACCTGTGGGCCTGCGCCGCCGGCATCGCGCGCGTGGCCGAGGCGGCGCGCACCGGCCGCGCGCCGCGCGAGGAGCTCTCGGGCTCGACCATCACCATCACGAGCCTGGGGGCGCTCGGCGGCATCGCCAGCACGCCGGTCATCAACCACCCCGAGGTGGCCATCGTGGGCGTGAACCGCATGGTGGAGCGCCCCATGCTGCGCGGCGGCCAGGTGGTGGCGCGCCAGCTCATGAACCTCTCGTCCTCGTTCGACCACCGCGTGGTCGACGGCATGGACGCGGCGCGGTTTATCCAGGCCGTGCGCGCGCTGCTCGAAACCCCGGCCCTGCTGTTCGTGGAGTGA
- the lpdA gene encoding dihydrolipoyl dehydrogenase, giving the protein MTKEITTKLLVIGGGPGGYVAAIRAGQLGIPTVLAEGASLGGTCLNIGCIPSKAIIHAAEEFERARHQAAGSALGIRVSDPQIDIAQTVRWKDGIVARLTGGVGTLLRKAGVQVLKGWAQIEDGKTATVQLQGGESVRVRCEHLLLATGSEPVELPSMPFGGPIWSSTDALSPDVLPKRLVVVGAGYIGLELGIAYRKLGVEVTVVEAAQRVLPSYDEELTEPVLQALQKQGVVLHLGCSVAGWDARHGVHVRNARADEFALPAERVLVAVGRRPRTAGFGLESLQLDMAGRHVAIDAHCRTSMRGVWAIGDVTGEPMLAHRAMAQGECVAEQIAGRNRRFEPMAIPAVCFTDPEVVVVGRTPGEARAAGLDCIDAAFPFAANGRAMTLESTGGFVRVVARRDNHLILGWQAVGHGVAELAAAFGQSIEMGARLEDVGHTIHAHPTMGEAVQEAALRALGQALHI; this is encoded by the coding sequence ATGACCAAGGAAATCACGACCAAGCTGCTGGTGATCGGCGGCGGCCCCGGCGGCTACGTGGCGGCGATCCGCGCCGGCCAGCTGGGCATTCCCACGGTGCTGGCCGAAGGGGCCAGCCTGGGCGGCACGTGCCTGAACATCGGCTGCATCCCGTCCAAGGCCATCATCCACGCGGCCGAGGAGTTCGAGCGCGCGCGCCACCAGGCCGCGGGCTCGGCGCTGGGCATCCGCGTGAGCGACCCGCAGATCGACATCGCGCAGACCGTGCGCTGGAAGGACGGCATCGTCGCGCGCCTGACGGGCGGCGTCGGCACGCTGCTGCGCAAGGCGGGCGTGCAGGTGCTCAAGGGCTGGGCGCAGATAGAGGACGGCAAGACCGCCACCGTGCAGCTGCAGGGCGGCGAGAGCGTGCGCGTGCGCTGCGAGCACCTGCTGCTGGCCACGGGCTCCGAGCCCGTGGAACTGCCCAGCATGCCCTTCGGCGGCCCGATCTGGTCGTCCACCGACGCGCTCTCGCCCGACGTGCTGCCCAAGCGCCTGGTGGTGGTCGGCGCGGGCTACATCGGGCTGGAGCTGGGCATCGCCTACCGCAAGCTGGGCGTGGAGGTCACCGTGGTCGAGGCCGCGCAGCGCGTGCTGCCCAGTTACGACGAGGAGCTGACCGAGCCCGTGCTCCAGGCCCTGCAGAAGCAGGGCGTGGTGCTGCACCTGGGCTGCAGCGTCGCGGGCTGGGACGCCAGGCACGGCGTGCACGTGCGCAATGCGCGCGCCGACGAGTTCGCGCTGCCCGCCGAGCGCGTGCTCGTCGCCGTGGGGCGCAGGCCGCGCACCGCGGGCTTCGGGCTCGAATCGCTGCAGCTGGACATGGCCGGGCGCCACGTGGCCATCGACGCGCATTGCCGCACCTCCATGCGGGGCGTCTGGGCCATCGGCGACGTGACGGGCGAGCCCATGCTCGCGCACCGCGCCATGGCGCAGGGCGAATGCGTGGCCGAGCAGATCGCGGGCCGGAACCGCCGCTTCGAGCCCATGGCCATCCCCGCCGTGTGCTTCACCGACCCCGAGGTGGTCGTCGTGGGCCGCACGCCGGGCGAGGCGCGCGCCGCGGGGCTGGACTGCATCGACGCCGCCTTCCCCTTCGCCGCCAATGGCCGCGCCATGACGCTGGAGTCCACCGGCGGCTTCGTGCGCGTGGTGGCGCGGCGCGACAACCACCTCATCCTCGGCTGGCAGGCCGTGGGGCACGGCGTGGCCGAGCTGGCCGCGGCCTTCGGCCAGTCCATCGAGATGGGCGCGCGGCTCGAAGACGTGGGCCACACCATCCACGCCCACCCTACGATGGGCGAGGCGGTGCAGGAGGCCGCGCTGCGCGCGCTGGGGCAGGCGCTGCATATCTGA